One genomic region from Solwaraspora sp. WMMD792 encodes:
- a CDS encoding polysaccharide deacetylase family protein, with protein MPYAGVSWSGDGYRLAVLDDTGEPVAAPAWFNAADVDAMIDRLHTIGAPAVVVDSTNGILDGRMMAAGLVVYRADPHLLPPRPDFGSVPADVLARAAWRDLGSLVRLDPTRGTQTGREHVLRRDEQASAAALAAMVDKHRCVTHGDRGRPTLALTFDDGPAPGYTAQILDVLRRFQVPAVFFCVGMNAAAHPDLLHRMIDEGHTVGNHTWSHPFLPELARHQLLEQLERTNETIEKATGAAPRLFRPPYGSRTPEVLEWLRPVDSTMVLWDVEPVDWAMPGTEIIAERVLDTTRNGSIVLLHDGGGDRSQVVAALPRIIEGLLERSFRFVAADEFVTGGR; from the coding sequence ATGCCCTACGCAGGAGTCTCCTGGAGTGGCGATGGATATCGCCTCGCCGTACTGGACGACACAGGCGAACCGGTGGCCGCGCCGGCCTGGTTCAACGCCGCCGACGTCGACGCCATGATCGATCGACTGCACACGATCGGCGCACCTGCGGTCGTGGTGGACAGCACCAACGGCATTCTGGACGGCCGGATGATGGCGGCCGGCCTCGTCGTGTACCGCGCAGACCCGCATCTGCTGCCACCGCGACCCGACTTCGGCTCGGTGCCCGCCGATGTGCTCGCCCGCGCCGCCTGGCGTGACCTCGGAAGTCTGGTCAGGCTCGACCCCACCCGCGGCACTCAGACCGGCCGGGAGCACGTGCTGCGGCGCGACGAACAGGCCAGCGCCGCTGCGCTCGCCGCGATGGTCGACAAGCACCGCTGCGTGACCCACGGCGACCGGGGGCGGCCCACCCTGGCGCTGACCTTCGACGACGGCCCCGCGCCCGGGTACACCGCCCAGATCCTCGACGTGCTGCGCCGCTTTCAGGTTCCCGCGGTGTTCTTCTGTGTCGGGATGAACGCCGCGGCTCACCCCGATCTGCTGCACCGGATGATCGACGAGGGACACACCGTCGGAAACCACACCTGGTCCCACCCGTTCCTGCCCGAGCTGGCCCGGCACCAGCTGCTGGAACAGCTGGAGCGGACGAACGAGACGATCGAGAAGGCGACCGGCGCGGCGCCTAGGCTGTTCCGCCCGCCGTACGGCTCGCGCACCCCGGAGGTACTCGAGTGGCTACGGCCGGTCGACTCCACGATGGTGCTGTGGGACGTCGAACCGGTCGACTGGGCCATGCCCGGCACCGAGATCATCGCCGAACGCGTGCTCGACACCACCCGCAACGGCTCGATCGTCCTGCTCCACGACGGCGGCGGGGACCGGTCACAGGTCGTGGCGGCCCTGCCCCGCATCATCGAGGGCCTACTGGAACGTTCCTTCCGGTTCGTCGCGGCCGACGAGTTCGTCACCGGCGGGAGGTGA
- a CDS encoding aminoglycoside phosphotransferase family protein gives MHADQVDITVADVACLVAEQFPRWRDLPVRPVTSHGTVNALFRLGDDVVLRFPLRPDPGATARASLEHEQDLARLIARHTRLLVPEPLAVGRPAAGYSGWWTAYGWIPGDTVEPGTGVDQLELARDLARFVGELQSMDTGGRTWQGRGRGGPLTRLAESVDGALADSAGLVDVRRVAEVWRQCLATGRHDTPDVWIHADLMPGNLLLREGRLAAVLDLGSAGIGDPAVDLMPAWNLLDDEGRRAYRSALRVDDLTWERGRGWAVAQAIMALPYYQHTNPVMADTARRTLAAAVA, from the coding sequence ATGCATGCCGACCAAGTGGACATCACGGTGGCGGACGTGGCCTGCCTCGTCGCCGAACAGTTCCCCCGGTGGCGAGACCTCCCCGTCCGGCCGGTGACCTCGCACGGCACGGTCAACGCCCTGTTCCGGCTGGGCGACGATGTCGTCCTGCGGTTCCCGCTCCGCCCCGACCCGGGCGCCACCGCACGGGCGTCGCTGGAGCACGAGCAGGACCTCGCGCGCCTGATCGCCCGGCACACCCGACTGCTCGTGCCCGAGCCGCTCGCGGTCGGCCGGCCCGCCGCCGGCTATTCCGGATGGTGGACAGCGTACGGGTGGATCCCCGGTGACACCGTAGAACCGGGCACCGGCGTCGACCAGCTGGAGCTCGCTCGCGATCTCGCCCGGTTCGTCGGTGAGTTGCAGAGCATGGATACCGGCGGGCGCACCTGGCAAGGCCGCGGGCGTGGTGGCCCGCTCACCCGGCTGGCCGAGTCCGTCGATGGCGCGCTCGCCGACAGCGCCGGGCTCGTCGACGTGCGCCGGGTAGCAGAGGTCTGGCGGCAGTGCCTCGCCACCGGCAGGCATGACACCCCGGACGTGTGGATCCACGCCGACCTGATGCCCGGCAACCTGCTGTTGCGCGAGGGCCGGCTGGCCGCCGTGCTCGACCTCGGTTCGGCCGGAATCGGCGATCCCGCAGTCGACCTCATGCCGGCGTGGAACCTGCTGGACGACGAAGGGCGACGGGCGTACCGCTCCGCGCTGCGGGTGGATGATCTGACCTGGGAACGCGGCCGTGGCTGGGCCGTCGCGCAAGCGATCATGGCGCTCCCCTACTACCAGCACACCAATCCGGTGATGGCCGACACCGCTCGACGGACGCTGGCTGCGGCGGTCGCCTGA
- a CDS encoding glycosyltransferase family 2 protein — MSPDPIGVVTLTRHRHQMLRRAMASVLAQDYPGDIEHIIVIDDDPESVAVVESAPTAPGRRTVAHLVERSPQEREEPPRDRRFVYPRLSRLFNTGARISSAEWIAFLDDDNEFEPHHLSSLRDLARQTGADAVHSGRTMWNADGTPYTDEVWHTSFTYEEGRRLYQLMVDRGVRFPGSNVVMDRADPGIRSASFRPSTVTGPDDPIMTVDQSVWLLRRELLLRLPIPEEFTEEDHANNVAPDDKLLGRLVSNDVPIFSTGAATVRYYLGGVSNWKQRETVAAARAAATAAD; from the coding sequence ATGTCGCCAGACCCGATCGGCGTCGTGACACTGACCCGGCACCGCCACCAGATGCTGCGCCGCGCGATGGCCTCCGTCCTCGCCCAGGACTACCCGGGTGACATCGAGCACATCATCGTCATCGACGATGATCCGGAGTCAGTGGCGGTGGTGGAGTCAGCCCCGACAGCCCCCGGACGGCGCACCGTCGCGCACCTGGTCGAGCGCTCACCACAGGAGCGCGAGGAGCCGCCGCGTGACCGGCGCTTCGTCTATCCGCGGCTGTCCCGGCTGTTCAACACCGGTGCGCGGATCTCGTCTGCCGAGTGGATCGCCTTTCTCGACGACGACAACGAGTTCGAGCCGCACCACCTGAGCAGCCTGCGCGACCTCGCACGGCAGACGGGCGCCGACGCGGTGCACTCCGGACGCACCATGTGGAACGCCGACGGCACGCCGTACACCGATGAGGTGTGGCACACCTCGTTCACGTACGAGGAGGGCCGGCGGCTCTATCAGCTCATGGTGGACCGGGGCGTCCGTTTCCCGGGGTCGAACGTCGTGATGGACCGTGCCGATCCCGGCATTCGCAGCGCCTCGTTCCGTCCCAGCACGGTCACCGGTCCCGATGATCCGATCATGACCGTCGACCAGAGCGTCTGGCTGCTGCGCCGCGAACTGCTGCTGCGCCTGCCAATCCCAGAGGAGTTCACCGAGGAGGACCACGCCAACAACGTCGCGCCCGACGACAAACTTCTCGGCAGGCTGGTGAGCAACGACGTGCCGATCTTCTCCACCGGCGCGGCGACCGTACGGTACTACCTGGGCGGCGTCTCCAACTGGAAGCAGCGGGAGACCGTGGCCGCGGCCCGAGCGGCTGCGACTGCGGCTGACTGA
- a CDS encoding glycosyltransferase family 2 protein, producing MIAGFVNMSICSVVTSSTPFCARYAPQHRRAWFGPPGRIRIREAAPGKPSSKFGNSFAIWQPSLALPAPARVAYLCQIGQYAGMGTPLISIVIPYKQRLDNVRMVFASLAEQTLDRARFEVVVGAIGYDHGYLRLCQEYARHLDIATVMVERPWNTSHARNIALRQASGDVVVLLDADVMLPPRCLESMHRRYFADGTARCVVGQLIGYDNFSTTEAVAAAPFSRHRAVLARLDATTGLREDPRWRFEPVTLPWTMVWTGFVAISGDVVRRHGIYFDEDFCGWGAEDQEWGYRIAATDTPILLGTDLCGLHLPHARDAEINFAAFATNKARFLAKWPRPDVELFRASDSWVANREIGALRAEVSTALDGAGQSLGVARGTANGVDVLVVGLALDEAGEPVEDVLDPGTPRQVTPLIGLALPYADGDLAECRVLPRVLRLGERFRDMVLAEAARVARRVETPSPSGS from the coding sequence GTGATCGCCGGGTTCGTGAACATGTCCATCTGCAGCGTGGTCACGTCGTCGACTCCGTTCTGTGCGCGGTATGCGCCGCAGCACCGTCGGGCGTGGTTTGGGCCACCTGGCCGGATCCGCATACGCGAGGCAGCACCAGGCAAACCATCGAGCAAGTTTGGCAACAGTTTTGCCATCTGGCAACCCTCGCTCGCGCTGCCTGCCCCCGCTCGTGTTGCCTATCTTTGCCAGATTGGGCAATATGCCGGTATGGGCACCCCACTGATCAGCATCGTGATCCCCTACAAGCAGCGCCTCGACAACGTGCGCATGGTGTTCGCGTCCCTCGCCGAACAGACGCTCGACCGCGCCCGTTTCGAGGTCGTCGTCGGGGCGATCGGGTACGACCACGGCTACCTGCGGCTGTGCCAGGAGTACGCCCGCCACCTCGACATCGCGACCGTGATGGTGGAGCGGCCCTGGAACACCAGCCACGCCCGCAACATCGCGCTGCGGCAAGCGTCCGGCGACGTGGTCGTACTCCTCGACGCCGATGTCATGCTCCCGCCCCGCTGTCTAGAGTCGATGCATCGCCGGTATTTCGCCGACGGGACTGCCCGGTGCGTGGTCGGGCAGTTGATCGGCTACGACAACTTCTCGACGACCGAGGCGGTGGCCGCCGCGCCGTTCAGTCGCCACCGCGCCGTGCTCGCCCGACTGGATGCGACGACCGGGCTGCGGGAGGACCCTCGCTGGCGGTTCGAGCCGGTGACGCTGCCTTGGACGATGGTATGGACCGGTTTCGTCGCCATCTCCGGTGACGTCGTACGCCGGCACGGAATCTACTTCGACGAGGACTTCTGCGGCTGGGGTGCCGAGGACCAGGAGTGGGGCTACCGAATTGCCGCCACCGACACACCGATCCTGCTCGGCACGGACCTCTGCGGCCTGCATCTGCCGCATGCCCGCGACGCGGAGATCAACTTCGCGGCCTTCGCGACCAACAAGGCTCGTTTCCTGGCGAAATGGCCTCGGCCCGACGTCGAGTTGTTCCGGGCCAGCGACTCCTGGGTGGCCAACCGTGAGATTGGCGCGCTCCGCGCCGAGGTAAGCACCGCGCTCGACGGCGCGGGCCAGTCGCTGGGCGTTGCCCGCGGCACCGCAAACGGCGTCGATGTCCTGGTGGTGGGCCTGGCGCTGGACGAGGCCGGCGAACCGGTGGAGGACGTGCTCGACCCGGGGACTCCGCGACAGGTGACGCCGCTGATCGGCCTCGCCCTGCCCTATGCCGATGGCGACCTGGCTGAATGTCGGGTGTTGCCGCGCGTACTGCGGCTGGGTGAGCGTTTCCGGGACATGGTGCTGGCGGAGGCTGCCCGGGTGGCCCGTCGGGTGGAGACACCGTCGCCGTCCGGCAGCTGA
- a CDS encoding phytanoyl-CoA dioxygenase family protein: MTTLQMDMFTNPAITDAQLNQFDDQGYLILPGFLPVDLANRLRQEVDRWVDDGLRARSIDSCVDPDKHGTPPLMELEMPTHGELIAYPPLMNLLIRLLGPAFAFHHLHSDRQAPGLPGKAWHHDYEYGPQVDPAHRMVHTLHYLDGLDDGTSSLVVLPGSHRERVAKTARAHLGTTVLPGELNLEQLPARSTVVLHSALFHARRPRPDGRTKDRYFIDTSYCQAGSKWPPVKPYWRRMLQRGRELRLDRGRWPDLFREEHFTEYRRPQQPADSQGRTASARAVRRPGAGR, from the coding sequence GTGACCACGCTGCAGATGGACATGTTCACGAACCCGGCGATCACCGACGCCCAGCTGAACCAGTTCGACGACCAGGGGTATCTGATCCTGCCCGGCTTCCTGCCGGTCGACCTGGCGAACCGACTGCGGCAGGAGGTGGATCGCTGGGTGGACGACGGACTGCGCGCCCGGTCGATCGACAGCTGCGTCGATCCGGACAAGCACGGTACGCCGCCGCTGATGGAGCTTGAGATGCCGACGCACGGCGAGTTGATCGCCTACCCCCCGCTGATGAACCTGCTCATCCGGTTGCTGGGACCGGCGTTCGCCTTCCACCACCTGCACAGCGACCGCCAGGCACCCGGACTCCCCGGTAAGGCCTGGCACCACGACTACGAATACGGGCCGCAGGTCGACCCGGCCCACCGCATGGTCCACACCCTGCACTACCTCGACGGCCTCGACGATGGGACGTCGAGCCTGGTGGTGCTCCCCGGCTCGCACCGGGAGCGGGTGGCGAAGACCGCCCGCGCCCACCTCGGCACCACCGTGCTACCCGGTGAGCTCAATCTGGAGCAACTCCCGGCGCGCTCGACAGTCGTGCTGCACTCGGCACTCTTCCACGCCCGGCGGCCCCGGCCGGACGGGCGTACCAAGGACCGCTACTTCATCGACACCTCGTACTGCCAGGCCGGAAGCAAGTGGCCGCCGGTCAAGCCGTACTGGCGACGCATGCTGCAGCGCGGCCGCGAGTTGCGCCTCGACCGAGGTCGGTGGCCGGACCTGTTCCGCGAGGAGCACTTCACCGAGTACCGCCGCCCGCAACAGCCGGCCGACAGCCAGGGCCGCACCGCGTCCGCGCGAGCGGTGCGGCGGCCCGGAGCCGGGCGTTGA
- a CDS encoding LLM class F420-dependent oxidoreductase, with protein sequence MYRPIRIGLQIQPEHAEYRQIRNAAVAAEELGVDIIFNWDHFFPLDGDPDGRHFEAWTMLGAWAESTSRVEIGTLVSCTGYRNPDLLADMARTVDHISEGRLVLGIGAGWCERDYQEYGYEFGTAGGRLDRLSGDLPRIRARWTRLNPPPTRPIPVLVGGAGERRTLRLVAEHADIWHCFGDPPTLAHKMAVLRRHCADVGRDPAAIEVSTAVAGAPTPAGTPDVLGEQLRALGVSMFTVGALGPRYDLGVLKDWIAWRDESNR encoded by the coding sequence ATGTACAGGCCCATACGAATCGGCCTGCAGATTCAGCCGGAGCACGCCGAGTACCGCCAGATCCGCAACGCCGCCGTGGCGGCCGAGGAGCTCGGCGTCGACATCATCTTCAACTGGGACCACTTCTTCCCGCTCGACGGCGATCCGGACGGCCGGCACTTCGAGGCATGGACGATGCTTGGTGCCTGGGCCGAGTCGACCTCCCGGGTGGAGATCGGCACACTGGTCAGCTGCACCGGATACCGCAACCCCGACCTGCTCGCCGACATGGCCCGCACCGTCGACCACATCAGCGAGGGCCGGCTCGTCCTCGGCATCGGTGCCGGTTGGTGCGAACGGGACTATCAGGAGTACGGCTACGAGTTCGGCACGGCCGGAGGGCGCCTCGACCGCCTGAGCGGGGATCTGCCCCGGATCCGGGCTCGATGGACCCGGCTCAACCCGCCGCCCACCCGGCCGATCCCGGTCCTCGTGGGAGGCGCCGGTGAACGCCGGACCCTGCGGCTGGTGGCCGAGCACGCCGACATCTGGCACTGCTTCGGCGACCCGCCGACCCTCGCGCACAAGATGGCCGTGCTGCGCCGGCACTGCGCCGACGTGGGCCGCGACCCCGCCGCGATCGAGGTGTCGACTGCGGTGGCTGGCGCGCCCACGCCGGCGGGAACGCCCGATGTGCTCGGTGAGCAGCTGCGGGCCCTGGGTGTCTCGATGTTCACGGTCGGCGCGCTCGGGCCGCGCTACGACCTCGGCGTACTGAAGGACTGGATCGCGTGGCGGGACGAGTCGAACCGCTGA
- a CDS encoding SDR family NAD(P)-dependent oxidoreductase, whose product MEITGSTTVITGANRGLGRALVDALLERGVKHIYASARNPQTVRVDERITPVALDVTDRAAIKRLAALATEADLLINNAGVAAFAPALDADPDGLAREFAVNFTGLYDMVRAFTPVLVKNKGALVNVLTLLAYAPAPPMAGYSASKAAAHSLTLALRPALTRAGVSVHGVYPGGIDTDMLAGVDTPKAAPRAVADAILDGIASGAEDIYPDPTSAQMSELWNTDPRAFTAAFTAMGS is encoded by the coding sequence ATGGAGATCACCGGAAGCACCACCGTCATCACCGGAGCCAACCGCGGCCTGGGCCGCGCCCTCGTTGACGCCCTGCTCGAACGCGGCGTCAAGCACATCTACGCCAGCGCCCGCAACCCGCAAACGGTCCGCGTCGACGAGCGGATCACGCCCGTCGCCCTCGACGTCACCGACCGGGCCGCCATCAAGCGGCTCGCCGCCCTGGCCACCGAAGCCGACCTGCTGATCAACAACGCTGGCGTGGCGGCGTTCGCCCCGGCCCTGGACGCCGACCCCGACGGGCTGGCCCGGGAGTTCGCCGTCAACTTCACCGGCCTCTACGACATGGTCCGAGCGTTCACTCCCGTACTGGTGAAGAACAAGGGCGCACTGGTCAACGTGCTGACCCTGCTCGCGTACGCGCCGGCACCGCCGATGGCGGGTTACTCGGCGTCCAAGGCCGCAGCGCATTCGCTGACCCTCGCCTTGCGACCGGCACTGACCCGAGCCGGGGTCAGCGTGCACGGCGTCTACCCCGGCGGTATCGACACCGACATGCTGGCCGGCGTGGACACGCCCAAGGCGGCACCCCGGGCCGTCGCCGACGCGATCCTCGACGGCATCGCGTCCGGAGCCGAAGACATCTACCCGGATCCGACGTCCGCGCAGATGAGCGAACTGTGGAACACCGACCCGCGGGCCTTCACCGCGGCGTTCACCGCGATGGGCTCCTGA
- a CDS encoding AraC family transcriptional regulator, which translates to MWRVDVLGDVLELARVDASLMATFDARAPWAIELPDRQGATFHAVVAGTCWFSVGDAPARQLTPGDLVLLPAGARHQLASDPGLPPRRFDEDLKRSLIRPNGELVLDGPGGRTRILCAGYHYAAAVHPLLGLLPPVLHVATAQPASGPWLRSVLDLLAHETRSGAATGSGTAAVRLLDLLLIHVVRAWLDTEGDTIDPSWLRGLRDPLTAQVLAVLHERPGHDWTLDTLAATVNVSRATLVRRFTRHVGEPPLTYLTRWRLDVAARTLRDTTLPVATIAHRMGYTSEFAFNRAFARLHGQPPGRYRRHAATNG; encoded by the coding sequence CTGTGGCGGGTGGATGTTCTTGGCGACGTGCTGGAGCTGGCGCGGGTCGACGCGAGCCTGATGGCGACCTTCGACGCGCGGGCTCCCTGGGCCATCGAACTGCCGGACCGACAGGGTGCCACGTTCCATGCCGTGGTGGCAGGCACCTGCTGGTTCAGCGTCGGCGACGCGCCGGCGCGCCAACTTACCCCGGGTGACCTCGTGCTGCTGCCGGCCGGGGCGCGTCACCAGTTGGCGAGCGATCCGGGTCTGCCGCCGCGCCGCTTCGATGAGGACCTCAAGCGCAGCCTCATCCGTCCCAATGGTGAGCTGGTGCTCGACGGGCCCGGCGGACGGACCCGAATCCTGTGCGCGGGCTACCATTACGCCGCCGCTGTCCACCCCCTGCTGGGACTGCTGCCGCCGGTGTTGCACGTGGCCACCGCCCAACCGGCGAGCGGACCGTGGCTGCGCTCGGTTCTGGATCTGCTGGCCCACGAAACCCGCAGCGGTGCCGCCACCGGCTCGGGTACCGCTGCGGTACGCCTGCTCGATCTGCTGCTGATCCACGTCGTGCGGGCCTGGCTCGACACCGAAGGTGACACGATCGACCCATCGTGGCTGCGGGGCCTACGTGACCCGCTCACCGCGCAGGTTCTGGCCGTGCTGCACGAGCGACCCGGTCACGACTGGACCCTGGACACCCTCGCCGCGACGGTCAACGTCTCCCGTGCCACCCTTGTGCGGCGCTTCACCCGCCACGTCGGCGAACCGCCACTGACCTACCTCACCCGCTGGCGCCTCGACGTGGCCGCCCGCACGCTACGCGACACCACCTTGCCGGTCGCCACCATCGCCCACCGGATGGGCTACACCTCCGAGTTCGCCTTCAACCGCGCCTTCGCCCGCCTCCACGGCCAACCACCCGGCCGCTACCGCCGACATGCCGCCACGAACGGTTGA
- a CDS encoding SAM-dependent methyltransferase, whose amino-acid sequence MTEDWELPSGSKLDTAVPHSARIWNYWLGGKDHFAVDRAAGDEVIAHIPDIPIGAKAERAFLQRVVRFLVRDAGIRQFLDVGTGLPSADNTHEVAQSLDPRCRVVYIDNDPLVMAHARALLTSTPEGSCDYVEADLRQPDVILASARRTLDFSQPIGLMLLGVVNHIMDDDVAYGSVAQLVQAMPAGSHLVLTHSTAEIHGEPMLRVMRETTERGGTPIRARTKVELERFFDGLDLLEPGVVTCSRWRPDPESDEPEVYLFGGVGRIG is encoded by the coding sequence ATGACCGAGGACTGGGAGCTCCCTTCAGGCTCCAAGCTGGACACCGCCGTTCCGCACTCGGCGCGGATCTGGAACTACTGGCTCGGCGGCAAGGACCACTTCGCGGTCGACCGGGCCGCCGGCGATGAGGTCATCGCCCACATCCCGGACATCCCCATCGGAGCCAAGGCTGAGCGCGCGTTCCTCCAGCGCGTGGTCAGGTTCCTCGTCAGGGACGCCGGCATCCGTCAGTTCCTCGACGTCGGTACCGGTCTGCCCTCGGCGGACAACACCCACGAGGTCGCGCAGTCCCTCGACCCGCGCTGCCGGGTGGTCTACATCGACAACGACCCGCTCGTCATGGCACACGCGCGTGCGCTGCTGACCAGCACACCGGAAGGCAGTTGCGACTACGTCGAAGCCGACCTGCGGCAGCCGGACGTGATCCTCGCGTCCGCGCGGCGGACGCTCGACTTCTCGCAGCCGATCGGGCTCATGCTCCTCGGCGTCGTCAACCACATCATGGACGACGACGTGGCGTACGGCTCCGTCGCGCAACTGGTGCAGGCGATGCCCGCCGGCAGCCACCTGGTGCTCACCCATTCCACGGCGGAGATCCACGGCGAGCCGATGCTGCGCGTGATGCGGGAAACCACCGAACGCGGCGGCACGCCGATCCGCGCCAGGACCAAGGTGGAGCTCGAACGCTTCTTCGACGGGTTGGACCTGCTGGAGCCCGGCGTCGTCACCTGCTCACGCTGGCGCCCCGACCCGGAGTCCGACGAGCCCGAGGTCTACCTGTTCGGCGGTGTCGGCCGCATCGGCTGA
- a CDS encoding DeoR/GlpR family DNA-binding transcription regulator: MNIDKDERQRNLPAGRKAQLAAYVADTGQVTVNELAERFGVSIDTVRRDLDQLSADGALVRTYGGAVSLSTVSRTDRAVDQRLSLQEQEKEKIAALAAALVQDSSTIMINGGTTTLAVARNLGQHRDLTVATNNLLVPGALPPTAIRDIYVFGGAVRTLTLATIGPVRFRATSGAELDISCDLALIGVGAVDAEAGYTTSNLAEAAMMQEMISRAGRVAILADSSKFGRRLFAQVSELGSADYLITDTLPPAELREALAANDVKVITPPASPRQRGARNAV; the protein is encoded by the coding sequence ATGAACATCGACAAGGACGAGCGGCAGCGCAACCTGCCCGCCGGGCGCAAGGCCCAGCTGGCCGCGTACGTCGCCGACACCGGTCAGGTCACAGTGAACGAGCTGGCCGAACGGTTCGGCGTCTCGATCGACACCGTCCGGCGGGATCTCGACCAGCTCAGTGCCGACGGGGCGCTCGTACGCACCTACGGCGGAGCGGTCAGTCTGTCCACAGTCTCCCGCACCGACCGCGCCGTCGACCAACGGCTCAGCCTGCAGGAGCAGGAGAAGGAGAAGATCGCGGCACTGGCCGCGGCGTTGGTCCAGGACAGCTCGACCATCATGATCAACGGCGGGACCACGACCCTGGCGGTCGCCCGCAACCTGGGTCAGCACCGCGACCTCACCGTGGCGACGAACAATTTGCTGGTGCCCGGGGCGCTGCCACCCACCGCCATCCGCGACATCTACGTCTTCGGCGGCGCGGTACGCACCCTGACCCTCGCCACCATCGGACCGGTGCGGTTCCGGGCCACCAGCGGCGCCGAACTGGACATCAGCTGCGACCTGGCGCTGATCGGCGTCGGCGCGGTCGATGCGGAGGCCGGCTACACGACCAGCAACCTTGCCGAAGCCGCGATGATGCAGGAGATGATCTCGCGCGCCGGCCGGGTGGCCATCCTCGCCGACTCCTCGAAGTTCGGCCGTCGACTCTTCGCCCAGGTCTCCGAGCTGGGCAGCGCGGACTACCTGATCACCGACACCCTGCCGCCCGCCGAACTACGGGAGGCCCTGGCCGCGAACGATGTGAAGGTCATCACCCCGCCGGCCTCACCACGACAGCGAGGTGCCCGCAACGCGGTCTGA
- a CDS encoding sugar ABC transporter substrate-binding protein — protein MVFRVSRLSRLVGAVTAATTVAFVAACGADDGASDGDGTVTLEFAQWWGAELPAGEFDRIIDEFTAQNPNIEIELLSAPYASTKQQLLTGAASKTLPDVVGLDGAWVNDFAKQGAITDLSSLMAEANYDDSELASQIQIDGSTYMIPVVNFVYPLFVNKALLTEAGVADVPTTRSEFLDAATKISASDGDVKGWALPLDTAVPNGIQNDVMSWLWASGGSMLTADGKPNLTSPEVKETVEYVKSLNDADVIAPGALTMKEQDKVEKFSNGQIGMMIDSLAHINLIRENQPDIEFEVAALPAADGYTGERGIPYASWGIGISDSSEHKAEAFKFVSYLMSQETNAQLSTIANGFPGNKNAEPDFGSSDPLFRTAFEIYQQGYPANEFVGLPKSEDLMRSFAEQLQLVLTGGSSVDDALAAAQENWSSVIE, from the coding sequence ATGGTGTTTCGTGTCAGCCGGCTGAGCAGACTGGTGGGGGCGGTGACCGCGGCGACGACAGTCGCGTTCGTCGCGGCGTGTGGTGCGGACGACGGTGCGTCGGACGGGGACGGCACCGTCACGCTGGAGTTCGCCCAGTGGTGGGGCGCCGAACTGCCGGCCGGGGAGTTCGACCGGATCATCGACGAGTTCACGGCGCAGAACCCGAACATCGAGATCGAGTTGCTGAGCGCGCCGTACGCCTCGACCAAGCAGCAGCTGCTCACCGGCGCCGCCTCGAAGACCCTGCCGGACGTGGTGGGTCTCGACGGTGCCTGGGTCAACGACTTCGCCAAGCAGGGCGCGATCACCGACCTGTCCAGCCTGATGGCCGAGGCGAACTACGACGACAGCGAGCTGGCCAGCCAGATCCAGATCGACGGCAGCACCTACATGATCCCGGTGGTCAACTTCGTCTACCCGCTGTTCGTCAACAAGGCACTGCTCACCGAGGCGGGCGTCGCGGACGTGCCCACCACCCGCAGTGAGTTCCTCGACGCGGCCACGAAGATCAGCGCGAGCGACGGCGACGTCAAGGGCTGGGCGCTCCCGCTCGACACCGCCGTGCCCAACGGCATCCAGAACGACGTCATGTCCTGGCTCTGGGCCTCCGGCGGCAGCATGCTCACCGCTGACGGCAAGCCGAACCTGACCAGCCCGGAGGTCAAGGAAACCGTCGAGTACGTGAAGAGCCTGAACGACGCCGACGTCATCGCACCCGGCGCGCTCACCATGAAGGAGCAGGACAAGGTCGAGAAGTTCAGCAACGGCCAGATCGGCATGATGATCGACTCGCTCGCGCACATCAACCTGATCCGGGAGAACCAGCCGGACATCGAGTTCGAGGTGGCTGCCCTGCCGGCGGCCGACGGCTACACCGGCGAGCGCGGCATCCCGTACGCGTCGTGGGGCATCGGCATCTCGGACTCCAGCGAGCACAAGGCCGAGGCGTTCAAGTTCGTGTCGTACCTGATGAGCCAGGAGACGAACGCGCAGCTGAGCACGATCGCGAACGGCTTCCCCGGCAACAAGAACGCCGAGCCCGACTTCGGCAGCAGCGACCCGCTGTTCCGGACCGCCTTCGAGATCTACCAGCAGGGCTACCCGGCCAACGAGTTCGTCGGCCTACCCAAGTCCGAGGACCTGATGCGTAGCTTCGCCGAGCAGCTCCAGCTGGTGCTGACCGGCGGGTCGAGCGTCGATGACGCACTCGCCGCAGCACAGGAGAACTGGTCCTCGGTCATCGAGTAG